DNA sequence from the Pseudorca crassidens isolate mPseCra1 chromosome 6, mPseCra1.hap1, whole genome shotgun sequence genome:
ACTGGTTACAGTGACGGAGAAAACATACACCATGGGGAAGCATGGACTGTCTCCGTAAGAGGGTTAGAAAGAACTATGATAGGACTTGTACTTTGGTTGGGTGACCCGGGGAAGTGCCTAAAAAGGcagatgttgggcttccctggtggtacaggggttaggactccgcacttccaccgcagggggcacgggttcaatccctggtcggggaactaagaccccacatgctgcgcggtgcggccaaaaaaacataaaataaacaataaaataaaaagcaggagCTCACTAAATTGGATGTTGTCAGACAGCAAGGGTAATTTTATGATTGGATATCTTAATAGTTCTACTCATGGGGAAGGGAGCAAAGAACAAGGATTAAGCTGCAATTGATATAGAAGCAGCAGTTAATCATTTTGGCTGAGAGAGGGCCTGTGTCTGGGGTTCTGTGGGTGGCACATTCGCTTTGTTTTCGCCTATGCTTAGACAAAATTACGAAGTCGCCTTATTTTGTCTCATTTCATCATGGTCTCAGGGTAACCTGGCCTCAGTTGGTATTTCGTGAGATTGTTTATGTCTAATAGGGAAATATGGCCTAGCTCTGAGGGCCAGACCAGCTTTCAAATATCAGAGGCTGCAGgccccttcctttttccttccttccttccttccttcctcccttcctccctccctccctctctcctttctttcttttctttccttccttccttccttccttccttcctttctttctttctttctttctctttctttgtctttcttttctctctctctctctctctttctctctctctcattcaacATACTATATCCCATGAGATAAGTATTATGAAATAACTCCTGCTCTGAGAGGTTGTGTGGCTTGCCACGTTCATGTGGCTACTAAGTGGACATTCTGAGTCCACGAGGCTTTACTGCCTTCCCCTGGTAAAGGGAAAGCAATCTATAAAGCAATATACTTCTCAGTCTTGAACCCCGTGGTCATAAAAACCTTTCTTTTGGTTCTTATCACAAGTCGGCTACGATGGGCTGGTTTCCAGTTATATGAAGCGTACTCACCAAAGAGGAAGTTAAAAGCTATGCCTTAAAGCGTTGTCAAAACTAGCAAGAATCAGAATCCAGATTTGTGTCCTGTACTAGATTGACAAGTCCTATGAAGAAAGCAGTTTTAAGATAGAGGGGTCTCCGTGGTCCAGGAAAATCAGTGCTTGTGGCATTCTGCTTCACCCACAGCCTCTCTGGAATTCTGGGGCACTTCCATAAAGACATGGATTTCTTCCCCCAAAATACACAGGGCATAAACGAATCATATGTATAGAGACGTGAGTTTCAGGTCAAAAGTTCAGACTGATGTGctgataaatttataaaacactaaGAATCCAAATAAAAGCAACTCTAGGGACTCATCCAGAGCCCGAACAGACAGCGTTAGAATATACCAGAGAATGAGGGCAGACTAGACAGGCATTTCCACTGAATGCAGCATGCAAAAGGGATCCATAAAACCCCCTTACGCACCCCCGGGGCCCCTTTTGTGTTGTTCTTGCCAACACAGCAGCCGTCCTGCTATATAGACCCGCTGCGCTGCCGGGGCCCCATCACACTGAACTCACATCATCGTGTCAACCAGCCATGGGGAAGGTAAACGGAACACAAGTGAAATAAAATGGAGCGGGGAAAAATGCCTCTATACAAGATCTATTATGGGgagcaaataatttcattttgaattatacTTCCTTTGCAGATCACCTTCTATGAGGACCGGGGCTTCCAGGGCCGCTGCTACGAGTGCAGCAGCGACTGCCCCAACCTGCAGCCCTACTTCAGCCGCTGCAACTCCATCCGGGTGGACAGCGGCTGCTGGATGCTCTATGAGCGCCCCAACTACCAGGGCCACCAGTACTTCCTGCGGCGTGGCGACTACCCCGACTACCAGCAGTGGATGGGCTTCAACGACTCCGTCCGCTCCTGCCGCCTCATCCCCACAGTGAGTGTGGTTCTGTCTTTGCCTTCCTCTCTTTGGAAATCAAAGCCATTAAAAACTGTCATCCTTCAACCAAACGGTTCCAACTGGAGAGCAGAAAGGGGGAGTGAGCCCAGTGCATGCAGTCCATTCTAGAAGGGTGTCCCAGATAGCAAGCCATTCTTCATGAActctggtgttttttttaaaatcacatattcccagtttttcatgttttaaatggaatcaaaaatgaaaagactcaTTAACAAAAGGCAGAACATAGAAGAGACTGAAGTTATCATCTGTTCGaggtataatttcttttttttgtattgaagtatagttgagttacaatgttctgttaatgtctgctgtacagcaaagtgattcagtcatacatacagacattcttttttttatattcttttccattacggtttttCACCAGACAGTGATTATGGTCTCTgggctgtacagtaggaccttgttgtttatccatcctatatataacagtttgcctctgctaacccTAAACTCCCACTCCAACATATAATTTCTTAAAGTGGTCATTGCAAGCCATATCAACGCAGAAATCCAATATATCACAACTTATAAATACAATCTGGTTCCGTTTAGTTGATAAAAATACTTTTGCTTGCTTTGGCTTACTTTTCTAATTGATTATCCTCCTAGAGAAGACAGGCATCCTGGCTTCTATTCTGATTTTGTAGGCAGTACCTATTAGCTCACCTAGAGGTAGAAATTAGAGGAAAGGCCACATCCAAAACTACAGTTTGAGATTCAGTCTTTCCTAGAGAGTGATGGCAGAGTTCTTAGAAGAATGTGTAGAAGTGCGGGAGCATGAGATATGGTGTCATCCAAACAGAGCTGCAAGAAGACCATTCCTGCTGCTGAGGGAATGAGGAAGTGAAGGGTAGGAGGCCAGAAAGGAAGCTTAAGAGTCACATAGGTGGAAATTTGAACTGAAAATGAAGTTATGAAAACGGAGGTAGGGAAGATGTGTCATCTTACTTTTTTGCAAGGGCTTAATAATCCATAGTATGCATGAAAACCAAAACATTAGTCCTACAGAAAATAGCTAAACGTTGATTCCTTTATAACAAGGGTAATATATCAAATGAGGCTTCACTTTCCAATGATGCTCACTTTTCTCCTTTGAGAGGGACGTTCTCCAATAAGAAGCACTAAAAtgatcaattttattttagacaAACCTAAATTCCCAAGGACAGAGACTGGTGCATAGCAGTTGAAGAGCTGCTAAGTTCTGTTCCTAGCTTAGCCCATCCACCGTGAGATTCACGGGTGGGCGTTGGGGACCAGGAAGGCTCCTTAACTCTGCGACATGGTTGTGGTGAAAGCAGACTTGGACTAAGGGAACTTTAATTTCTCTCTATTTGTGTTcacttactttttcttctctgtctgccACCCTAGCACTCCGGCACTTTCAGAATGAGAATCTATGAGAGAGATGACTTCAGAGGACAAATGTCAGAGATCACAGACGATTGTCTCTCTCTTCAGGACCGCTTCCACCTCAATGAGATCCACTCCCTCAATGTGCTGGAGGGCTCCTGGGTCCTTTACGAGCTGCCCAACTACAGGGGAAGGCAGTACCTCCTGAGGCCAGGGGAGTACAGGAGATATCTTGACTGGGGGGCGATGAATGCCAAGGCTGGTTCTCTAAGACGGGTGAcagatttttattgaagtattttcATTCTCCACTTTTCTCCTTTAGAATCTAATAAAAGATTTAGCTTGTGTTTCTGGCACTAACAGAGTCCTGTCTTTCTTTTAATCTATTAGGCCTTCAAAAGCAATAATGGCACTTGACCAGACATGATAACATATGCTTTCAAGATGGGGAACAACCTCTTATAAGGGGAAGTGAGTAGAGGATATTATTGCCAGCGTTCTTTTAAAGGCTAGGCCACGTGGGCTCAAAGTTCAGTTCAACTGGGCTCAACCCATTTGTGGTTAATCTTACAAGTTACAATAATAAACAAGTTACATAAATAAACAGTTACAATAATAAACAAGTACTTATTGAAACACCTCAAGTTACCC
Encoded proteins:
- the LOC137225785 gene encoding gamma-crystallin B isoform X3, whose amino-acid sequence is MGKITFYEDRGFQGRCYECSSDCPNLQPYFSRCNSIRVDSGCWMLYERPNYQGHQYFLRRGDYPDYQQWMGFNDSVRSCRLIPTVSSHRMRIYERDDFRGQMSEITDDCLSLQDRFHLNEIHSLNVLEGSWVLYELPNYRGRQYLLRPGEYRRYLDWGAMNAKAGSLRRVTDFY
- the LOC137225785 gene encoding gamma-crystallin B isoform X2; the encoded protein is MGKITFYEDRGFQGRCYECSSDCPNLQPYFSRCNSIRVDSGCWMLYERPNYQGHQYFLRRGDYPDYQQWMGFNDSVRSCRLIPTHSGTFRMRIYERDDFRGQMSEITDDCLSLQDRFHLNEIHSLNVLEGSWVLYELPNYRGRQYLLRPGEYRRYLDWGAMNAKAGSLRRVTDFY
- the LOC137225785 gene encoding gamma-crystallin B isoform X1, whose amino-acid sequence is MGKITFYEDRGFQGRCYECSSDCPNLQPYFSRCNSIRVDSGCWMLYERPNYQGHQYFLRRGDYPDYQQWMGFNDSVRSCRLIPTVSHSGTFRMRIYERDDFRGQMSEITDDCLSLQDRFHLNEIHSLNVLEGSWVLYELPNYRGRQYLLRPGEYRRYLDWGAMNAKAGSLRRVTDFY